Part of the Corynebacterium efficiens YS-314 genome is shown below.
ATGACACCGGGCACGACAGGCCCCCGATCCCCGAGCAGCGCCGCGAGATTGGCGTCCTGTTCCACCGCAGACGTCACCGTTTTCACCTTCCCGGTGTTCTTGGGTTGTGCGCCTCCCGCACCGCCCATGGGCATCATCGGCATCATCGGGCGTGCTGTGCTTTGCGACGCCTTACCCACCCCACCCGTCATCATCCCGGAGGGTGTCTGAGCCCCGGCCGCGGATGCGGGATTACCGGTCTGTGGTGCCAGAGCCTGCCGCATCCCGCCACGGTGGGTGTTGCTTCCCGCAGCACCCACACCGCCGACGCCCGCACCACCCCCTGCGCCCGCCGAGCCCAGCATGGATCCCATCGGTCCCATCGCCGATGCACTCTGGGTACGGGCATTCATCGGATTGAGTCCGGCATTGGAGAACCGCTGCCCGGCGGTGGGACCATGGCGCCCGTTCATCCCCATGAAGGGTGCGGCAGCCATGGCCCCACCGCCGGCAGAAGCGTTCATGCCACCGACACCGGACAGACCGGAGGCGTTGCTCAGCGTGGACCCCGCGCCCGCTACCGACGCGGTGGATGTCTGCAGATCACCGACATCCAGGCCACCGAGGTTGTCTGCCACTGCACCGAAATCACCCGCCCCCACGGAATGTGCCGCTGCTGTGCCACCACCGCCGGCCGCCGAGAACCCCTGAGGGGTCAGACCATGGGTGGTGAACCCGGCACCACTACCCGCGATATCCGACATCCCCAGGGCAAGCCCACCGCCGCTTCCGTCAGCCCCCTTGACGCGCATCAGATTGTCGATACCCGGCACACCCGCCCGGACATCACCCTGAAAAGCAGACTGGAACGACGCCAGGTAGGCGCTTTCCGCCGCGGCACGCTCCGCCGGTTCCTTGATCATGGCTATCGACGCCGCCGCCATGAACACACTCATCTTGTGCCCCATGTAGATCTGATTCAAGGTCCCCACCGACCGCGACATCTCCCGCGCATTCTGGGAAAACACCGACCCGGCTTCAGCAACCTCCGCTATGCGTGCCGATGCCTGCTCAAACACCTCCCCCGCATTACTCGCCAGAAGTTCACCCGCCACGCGATCCAGTGACGCAGACACCTCCGAGATCGTGGACGCCATCGTGGTCCACGAACTCTGTGCCGCCGAAACCGCCCCCGAGTTGGTTCCGGAAAAGTCACTGCACAGCTGATCAAGCGAATTCGGTGCTGTCACCACAGGCGGTGTGAACGAGAAGGAATCGAACCGCGGCGCCGGCCGTTCAGGAAACGACACCGACTCCTCCCCCACGCTCCCACCGATATCCGCAATGTCCATCCCCCGCGCGAAGATCTCATCCTGGCTATTCAGAGCCTCCACCGAGGCCTTGAGCGCATTGCGGAGCCATTGGATCTGTTCCGCATAAGACAGGAGTACGGTACGTGCGGATCCTGCGCCCCCATTAAGCACATTGCCGTGGTTGGCCCCCAACTGGTCTAGGCCAGTGACAGGTGAGTAGCTACTATCAATCGTTTTCAATGCAGCAGATTGAGAACTATTGATAGACGTTCTTGCCAATTCACTCAAGTGGTTCAAAGCGGTTTCAATTGAGCCTTGATCAACTTTAAGTTCCATATTTCCCCCCAGATTGGATTATTAAAGATTCCAGAATTGCGACCGAAACAGAACACAAGAACTCTTGATCAGCGATCTCACCCAGTTCTCGATAATCCACAGAGAAGCGTCCCCATTCAAAATCTAGAGCTGCCGAACAGCCCTGAGCTTCGGTAGGCATTTGGTGAGTGTAAATGCCTTCCACCTCGGACTCCGCCGAATCCACTGGTTCCAATTCGCGCTCCAAGATTTTCCATTTATCCATAGTGTCAGTGGCAATCAAGAAAGAGCCTTCGTAGACATCTGTTCTCTGATGCGCGAAGCCACAGGATTTCACTCGACTCGCGGGATCTTCAGCAGCAATCAAGCGCTTCCCCAACCCCGCCGCTGCGAATTGCTCTTCGGTGAATACTTCGCAGGGGTGAAACTGGCTGGCGAAGATACCGGAATCGGTAGGGGTGGGAGATTCGGCGGGTGAGGTTGCTGCGGCAGGTGCCGGTGATGGGTCGGTGGCTGGTGTGCTGCTCCCCGGGGAACAACCTGTCAGTAGGGCGGCGGCGGCCAGGAGAATCGGGCCGGTTCGGTGCATGGGAAACCCCCAGAGTTTCGTGGTCTGTGAGTGAGTACGGTGAAGGTACTCGTTTACTTAGACTGCGGAACTTGGGGGAAGGTTCCCTCGGGGAGAAAAGTTCTTCTAGAGGTTGTTCAGGTTGCCGTCGAAGATGATGTTGCCGATCTGGAATTGAGCAGCCCACAGGGATCCGTTGGAGGTGTTGTAGGCCCACTGGAGGTTGGTGGTGGCGCCTGCCCCCAGGGGTAGATCGAGGGGGATGTTGTCGTCGCCTTCGATGGGTTCGATCTCCATGAGGTCACCGTCGTAGTCGACAATCTTCAGCACTGGTCGTTCGAATGCGTCGGTGGGGAGGGGAACCTCGTTGAGGTTGGTGACGGCCACGTAGATGATGGAGCCGCCGTTGGTACCATAACCGGTGCCCTGGAAATGGACGCGGATGTTCAAACCGGGGTCTTCGGCAACATCCTCCCCCTCATCCATTAACACAGGATCTACCTGCTGCGGTTCAAAGGAGGGGGTCTCCGAAGTGCTCACGGCAATTGATTCAGTGGGGGTGGCAGCACCCTCCTCACCAGCGCTATCCCCGGAGCAACCTGCCAAAAGTGCAGCTGCTGCAAGCACTGGAATAATCCTCAACTTCACTTCGGGCTCCTTAGAATTCATCGGTACTTTTGGAAAGTTTACTAGCCTAGAGCCTATGCGCTTCCCCGAACTCCACGAATTGCAAAATCGTCGCACCCTCAAATGGACCCGTTATGACGAAGACGTGCTTCCCCTGTGGGTTGCCGAGAGTGATTTCGGTACCTGCCCACCCCTCAAGGAGGCTCTCGCCGACGCCGTCGAGCGTGAAGTCTTCGGTTATCCACCAGACCGCACCGGCCTACCCGAGGCGTTAGTGGGCTTCTATGAACGGCGTTATGGTTTCGCCCCGAATCCTAACCACGTATTCGCCATCCCTGATGTGGTGCGTGGTCTGCAGTTGGCCATCGAGCACTTCACCAAACCGGGTTCCGCCGTCATTGTTCCTATCCCCGCCTACCCGCCCTTCATCGAGCTGCCCAAGGTCACCGGCCGCAAGATCATCTACCTGGATGCCTACAAGTTCGACCTCAATGAGATCGAGGAGGCCTTCGCCGAGGGCGCGGGATCCATTCTCTTCTGTAATCCACACAACCCGCTCGGCACTGTCTTCAGTGAGGAGTTCATCCGTGAACTCACCGACCTGGCGGTGAAATATGAAGCCCGCGTGATCGTCGATGAGATCCATGCACCACTTGTCTTTGAAGGAACCCATGTGGTTGCCGCGGGTGTCTCACCCAATGCCGCGGAGGCATGCATCACCATCACCGCAACCTCGAAGGCATGGAACACTGCCGGGTTGAAATGCGCCCAGATCTTCTTCACCAATAAAAATGATGTGAAGACGTGGAAGAAACTGTCTGGCATCACACGCGATGGCGTGTCCATCCTCGGGTTGATCGCCGCAGAAACGGTCTATAACGAGGGCGAGCCCTTCCTCGATGAGTCCCTGCAATACCTGCGGGAAAACAGGGACTATGCAGCCGCTGAGCTGGAGAAACTAGGTGTCAAGGTTTATGTTCCTGATGCTACCTATCTGATGTGGTTGGACTTCTCAGACACTGAGATTGCAGAGAGCCCTTCTATCATTTTGCGGGAAGAGGGTAAAGTCATGCTGAATGACGGTGCGGCTTTCGGCGATTTCACAAACTGCGCGCGCCTCAATTTTGCATGTTCCCGCGAAACCCTGGAGGAGGGTCTACGCCGTATCGCCAGCGTTCTCTAAATGAAAAAAGCCGTACTTGTTACATCACTGATGTTGTTTTCCATGTTCTTCGGAGCTGGAAACCTCATCTTCCCGCCGATGCTCGGACAGGAATCAGGTACGGCGTACCTTCCTGCAATCATCGGCTTCCTGTCCACGGGTGTTCTGCTGCCGGTGATTGCCATCATCGCGGTGGTGGTCTCCGGTAATGACGCCCGGGACATGGCCTCACGCGCCGGCAAGGTGTTTGGGCTGGCCTTTCCCATCCTGGCATACCTGTCCATCGGCGCGTTCTACGCCCTGCCCCGCACCGGTGCGGTGAGCTATTCCACCGCGGTCGGTGCGGACAGTGTTCTCTACTCGGGCATCTTCAACTTCGTCTTCTTCGGCATCGCTCTGGCACTGTCCTGGAACCCGAACGGGGTGGCCAATAAGCTGGGCAAGTGGCTCACGCCCGCCCTGCTGATCCTGATCCTGCTGCTGGTGGTCCTGTCGCTGTCCATGCTGACCGGTTCTCCCGGTGAGCCACGCGGCGCCTACGCTGAGCAGGCTGTTGGTGCCGGATTGTTTGAGGGCTATATGACGATGGATTCGATTGCCGCCCTGGCATTCGGCATCGTGGTCATCTCCGCCTTCAAATACCAGAAGGTGAAGAAGGTCCGCACCGCAACGGTGTACGCGGCCCTCATCGCAGGTGGCCTGCTGGCTGCGGTCTATCTGGGACTCGGGGCGGTGGGTCGTGTCGCCGGTGGTGACCACGCCGACGGAACCGCCATCCTCAATCATGCAGCCGAGCAGACCATGGGTGGAACCGGCCGGTGGGTGTTCGCCGTCATCGTAGTGCTGGCCTGCCTCACCACGGCAGTGGGTCTGATCACCGCCACCTCGGAGTTCTTCAATTCCCTGTTCCCAGGTATCCGTTATCACGTGTGGGCGGTGGTGTTCTCGCTGATCTCCTTCGCTGTCGCAACTCTGGGGCTGGAGACAGTCCTGTCCATCGCGGCACCGATCATCACGTTCATCTACCCCGCGGCCATCACCTTGGTGGCTCTCACCCTGCTGGAACCACTGTTGTTCCGATTCCGCTACACCTTCCTGCTGGGAATCTGGACCTCAGTGGTGTGGGCGTTCTTCATGAGCGTGCCCGCCCTGGTCCCCTTCATCGAATGGGCACCACTGCACAGCATGCAGCTGGGTTGGGTTGTCCCAGTCGCATTCATGTCCGTTCTGGGTATGGTCGCGGATTGGAATAACCGGACGCGTACACGGGTTGAAGAGAAGGCTGCAGTAAATACCTAGCCTGAGAAGGAACGATTAATGTCTGTGCCACTTTCACTCATCGACTTTGCCACCATTTTTGAGGGTGAACGCCCCGGGGACAGTTTCAAACGTTCCGTCGCCATGGCACAGAAAGCGGAGGCCCTGGGCTTTAAGCGCATCTGGTACGCCGAGCATCACAACATGCCCACCATCTCCTCGTCGGCTCCCGCGGTGCTCATCTCCCACATCGGTGCGCACACCAACACCATCCGCCTGGGCGCGGGTGGTGTCATGCTGCCCAACCACTCCCCCTATGTGATCGCCGAGCAGTTCGGTACCCTCGCGGAGCTCTACCCGGACCGCATTGATCTGGGGTTGGGCCGTGCCCCGGGCACGGATATGAACACCCTGCGCGCTTTGCGACGCGAACCCTCCTCCGCGGAGTACTTCCCGCAGGATGTCGTCGAGCTGCAGTCCTACCTGGCTGGCCGCTCCCGTCTGCCCGGTGTGGAGGCCATCCCCGGCAAGGGCACCAATGTGCCGCTCTACATCCTGGGTTCCTCCCTCTTCGGCGCCCAGCTTGCTGCCCAGCTCGGCATGCCATACTCCTTCGCCTCCCACTTCGCCCCCGCCCACCTGGAGCAGGCGGTGTCCACCTACCGTGAGAACTACCAGCCCTCGGAGCAACACCCGGAGCCGTATGTCATCGCCGCGGTCAACGTGACCGCCGCAGACAGCACCGATGTTGCCCACGAGCACTTCGCCACCGTGGCGCGTGCCCGGGTGCGCAGCATGGCGGCCCGCGGCCGTGCGACCATCACCGATGAGCAGTTGGATGCCATCATGGATTCCCCCTCGGGTCGCCAGATTGTGGACATGCTCCGCTACACCGCCATCGGCACCGGAACGGAGGTCAGGGATTTCCTAGAGGATTTCACACGCACAGCTCAGGCCGATGAGCTCATGATCTCGCTGCAGTCCCCCGGCACCGAGGCGACCTCGCGCAGCATGGAGATTCTCGCGGAGGCATGGTTCCGGGCCTAAACACCCCCCACCAGGACAAATGTACTGTATTCACAGTTTGAATTCAGCATTTTCCCGGAATTTTATCCGTCATCTTCCTGCTTTCCCTTATCCCAGCTAGGGATACCGAAACAGTGGGGTACCGCCCGAGCCTTCCTGAAAATAATCTAAGAGGGCAGTGGTCCAGGGATGTGGCCGTGCAGATAACGCTCTTACCTGCAGATATATACGGGTGTAGTGAAATCGATAATCGGCCAGGGCCGTGAAATAGGGATCTACCATTGAAACAAGCCAGAAAGGCAGGGCACTGCACAGCAATTGCCCTGCCTGGGTATTGATTGCTTGTTCCCTGAGTTCTTCCCTTGTCTCGCGCTGTTTTGCCAGCGCTTTCACAGTAAGGATTCCCCGTGTATCCCCCACCCAACTCCATTCGACAATCCCCCTCATCAACCCTCCGCGCCTCCATCGCCGCGGCTATCACCGCCCTCATCGCCATCGTGGCCCTCATCCTCTCGGGGGCGTCTCCCGCCATGGCCCAGGAGGATGAGGTCTCACCCCCAGCCACCATTGATGTGGTGACACCCAAGGAGCTGGAGGCCTTCGGAGGTCCGGCACCTGAAACCGACACGATGTCCACCTTTGCGGTGGTACAGGCCCGGCCAGCGGCCCCCGCCCTGGTGTCCACCGACGGCTGGGTTCTCGATGAGGTCCCCCGCAATGATGATGGATCATCCGAACTGGTGCCCCTGCCGTTTCCCATCAACTTCTTCGACAATCGGTACTCCGCTCTCTATGTGAACAACAACGGCAATGTCACCTTCAATGAGTCGATGAGCACCTACACGCCCTTCGCGTTGACTGGTGAGACCAACATTCCCATCATCGCCCCGTTCTTCGCCGACATCGACACCCGCGGGGAGAATTCCGCCCTGGTCACCTATGGTGCCAGCCCCGATGGCAAGCAGTTCGTGGTCAACTGGATTGATGTTGGTTTTTACGCCACCCGGAGCGACAAATTGATCTCCGCGCAGCTTGTCCTGACCGAGCGCTCAGGACCTGCCTACCGCGAGGGTGACTTCGACATCACCTTCAACTACGGCTCCATCGAATGGGAAACCGGCGACGCCTCCGGTGGCACCGACGGCTTCGGCGGTAATCCCGTCCGCGTCGGGTACTCACTGGGCACCGGCATCGAAGGCACCTTCTTCGAACTCGCCGGATCCGGTGTGAGTACCGCCCTCACCGATGGTGGGGAACGCGCCCTGTTCACCAACAGCATCGGGTCCCTGAGCACCCCGGGCCGTTACATCTTCCCCATTCGTTCCGAGGGGCCTGATGTCATTGCAGGTAACGTCACGGGTACCGTGAGCGACGATTCGGGTCAGCCCATCGTCGGTGCGATTGTCTCCATCATCGCCCAGGACGGATCCTGGAGTTCCAACACCATCACCGGTCCGAATGGGTCCTATGCCCTCAGTGGCCTGGGCACCGGGCCAGCCACCGTCCGTGTGAGCCCACCGAGCGGTAGCGCCCTGGACGCGCCGGCACGGTCGGTGACCACCGCCATCGGCACCCCACTGACGGTGGACTTCACCCTCAGCGGACCGCGGACCATCCCCGAGGGCACCGTCATTAATCAGGGTGTGGACCAGACATCCGGCATTCCTTCGGTCTATTGGAATGACCCCTTCGAGATCACCCACACCGCAACCCCCGGAGCAACCGTCACCTTCGAGATCGTCCAGGATGGCACTGTTCTGCTCACCGGTGACTTCGCAGAGAGCTCCACACAGCCCGGGCTGTTCACCGCCACGGTCTCCAGCCTCTTGGCCGCGAGCGCGCAGTCGGGCCTGGCACAGGTGGTCATCTACGTCAACGGTGTTCCACTCACCTTTGATATCTACATCGACCCTGCCGGAACTGTGGTGGACCAGAACGGCCGGCCCATCGCTGGGGCCGAGGTGATCATCTACCGTTC
Proteins encoded:
- a CDS encoding DUF3558 domain-containing protein — encoded protein: MHRTGPILLAAAALLTGCSPGSSTPATDPSPAPAAATSPAESPTPTDSGIFASQFHPCEVFTEEQFAAAGLGKRLIAAEDPASRVKSCGFAHQRTDVYEGSFLIATDTMDKWKILERELEPVDSAESEVEGIYTHQMPTEAQGCSAALDFEWGRFSVDYRELGEIADQEFLCSVSVAILESLIIQSGGKYGT
- the brnQ gene encoding branched-chain amino acid transport system II carrier protein, yielding MKKAVLVTSLMLFSMFFGAGNLIFPPMLGQESGTAYLPAIIGFLSTGVLLPVIAIIAVVVSGNDARDMASRAGKVFGLAFPILAYLSIGAFYALPRTGAVSYSTAVGADSVLYSGIFNFVFFGIALALSWNPNGVANKLGKWLTPALLILILLLVVLSLSMLTGSPGEPRGAYAEQAVGAGLFEGYMTMDSIAALAFGIVVISAFKYQKVKKVRTATVYAALIAGGLLAAVYLGLGAVGRVAGGDHADGTAILNHAAEQTMGGTGRWVFAVIVVLACLTTAVGLITATSEFFNSLFPGIRYHVWAVVFSLISFAVATLGLETVLSIAAPIITFIYPAAITLVALTLLEPLLFRFRYTFLLGIWTSVVWAFFMSVPALVPFIEWAPLHSMQLGWVVPVAFMSVLGMVADWNNRTRTRVEEKAAVNT
- a CDS encoding MalY/PatB family protein, giving the protein MRFPELHELQNRRTLKWTRYDEDVLPLWVAESDFGTCPPLKEALADAVEREVFGYPPDRTGLPEALVGFYERRYGFAPNPNHVFAIPDVVRGLQLAIEHFTKPGSAVIVPIPAYPPFIELPKVTGRKIIYLDAYKFDLNEIEEAFAEGAGSILFCNPHNPLGTVFSEEFIRELTDLAVKYEARVIVDEIHAPLVFEGTHVVAAGVSPNAAEACITITATSKAWNTAGLKCAQIFFTNKNDVKTWKKLSGITRDGVSILGLIAAETVYNEGEPFLDESLQYLRENRDYAAAELEKLGVKVYVPDATYLMWLDFSDTEIAESPSIILREEGKVMLNDGAAFGDFTNCARLNFACSRETLEEGLRRIASVL
- a CDS encoding LLM class flavin-dependent oxidoreductase; this encodes MSVPLSLIDFATIFEGERPGDSFKRSVAMAQKAEALGFKRIWYAEHHNMPTISSSAPAVLISHIGAHTNTIRLGAGGVMLPNHSPYVIAEQFGTLAELYPDRIDLGLGRAPGTDMNTLRALRREPSSAEYFPQDVVELQSYLAGRSRLPGVEAIPGKGTNVPLYILGSSLFGAQLAAQLGMPYSFASHFAPAHLEQAVSTYRENYQPSEQHPEPYVIAAVNVTAADSTDVAHEHFATVARARVRSMAARGRATITDEQLDAIMDSPSGRQIVDMLRYTAIGTGTEVRDFLEDFTRTAQADELMISLQSPGTEATSRSMEILAEAWFRA
- a CDS encoding carboxypeptidase regulatory-like domain-containing protein, encoding MYPPPNSIRQSPSSTLRASIAAAITALIAIVALILSGASPAMAQEDEVSPPATIDVVTPKELEAFGGPAPETDTMSTFAVVQARPAAPALVSTDGWVLDEVPRNDDGSSELVPLPFPINFFDNRYSALYVNNNGNVTFNESMSTYTPFALTGETNIPIIAPFFADIDTRGENSALVTYGASPDGKQFVVNWIDVGFYATRSDKLISAQLVLTERSGPAYREGDFDITFNYGSIEWETGDASGGTDGFGGNPVRVGYSLGTGIEGTFFELAGSGVSTALTDGGERALFTNSIGSLSTPGRYIFPIRSEGPDVIAGNVTGTVSDDSGQPIVGAIVSIIAQDGSWSSNTITGPNGSYALSGLGTGPATVRVSPPSGSALDAPARSVTTAIGTPLTVDFTLSGPRTIPEGTVINQGVDQTSGIPSVYWNDPFEITHTATPGATVTFEIVQDGTVLLTGDFAESSTQPGLFTATVSSLLAASAQSGLAQVVIYVNGVPLTFDIYIDPAGTVVDQNGRPIAGAEVIIYRSDNPDGPFEQVPDGSALLSPSNRTNPDRTDAQGRFSWDTVPGYYRVSASAPGYLAQDGSELAWTDVLPVPPEHLDLVLTLYSTDPDPDPDPDPDPDPDPDPDPDPTPGGSSTGSSVLDGIVSVISGIGGVFKIFFDWITSFFTGSSR